The sequence below is a genomic window from Micromonospora aurantiaca ATCC 27029.
CGCTGCTGGCCGACCTCTACCGGCTCACCCCGCTGGAGCAGTCCTTCGGCGTGAACAACCTGGTGCTCGTCGACGGCCAGCCCCGCACGCTCGGGCTCAAGGAACTGCTCGACGTGTTCCTGGCGCACCGCTACGAGGTGGTGACCCGGCGCAGCTCGTACCGCAAGCGCAAGCGGGAGGAGCGCCTGCACCTGGTCGACGGCCTGCTGATCGCCCTGCTCGACATCGACCGGGTGGTCAAGCTGATCCGTGCCAGCGAGGACGCCCAGGCCGCCAAGGACGGCCTGATGCAGCGGTTCAAGCTCTCCGAGATCCAGGCGACCTACATCCTGGACACTCCGCTGCGCCGGCTGACCAAGTACGACCGGCTGGAACTGGAGGCCGAGCAGGAGAAGCTGCGCGGCGAGATCGCCGAGCTGTCGAAGATCCTGGACGACGAGAAGGTGCTTCGGAAGGTGGTCTCCGACGAGCTGGCCGCCGTGGTCAAGCAGTTCGGCGCGCCGCGACGCACCACGCTCGTCGACGGCGACCTCAAGGAGGTGCTGGCCGCCTCGGTGCCCGCCGGTCCGCTGGAGGTCGCCGACGACCCGTGCCAGGTGATCCTCTCCGCCACCGGGCTGGTGGCGCGGACCGCGGCCGAGTCGGAGGAGGCCGCCGAGGCGCGCCGGCGCAGCGGCCGGGTCAAGCACGACGCGGTACGCGCCATCGTGCACTCCACCGCCCGCGGGCGGGTGCTGCTGGTGACCAGCGCCGGCCGCGCGTTCAAGATCGACGTGTTGCCGTTGCCGGTGTTGCCGGAGCAGTCCGGCACGGTGTCGCTGCGCGGCGGCATGTCGGCGGCGGAACTGGTGCCGCTGGAGCCGGGCGAGACGGTGGTCGGGCTCGCGCCGCTGGGCCCGTCCGCGCAGGGGTCGCCCGGCCTGGCGCTCGGCACCCGGGCGGGCGTGGTGAAGGTGTGCGCCCCGGACTGGCCGGTCCGCTCCGACGAGTTCGAGGTGATCTCGCTGCGTGACGGCGACGAGGTAATCGGCGCGACCTGGCTGACCGACGGCGCCGAGACGTTGGCGTTCGTCTCGTCGGAGGCGTCGCTGCTGCGCTTCGCCGCATCCGTCGTACGCCCGCAGGGGCTCAAGGGCGGCGGCATGGCCGGCATCAACCTGCCGGCCGGCGCGCGGGCGGTCTTCTTCGGCGCGATCCGCACCGACGACTCGAAGCACGGTGAGCCGATGGTGGTCACGTCGACCGGAGCCACGGTGAAGGTGACGCCGTTCAAGGCGTACCCGGCGAAGGGAAGGGCGAC
It includes:
- a CDS encoding DNA gyrase/topoisomerase IV subunit A; its protein translation is MARRKDDRAKADLAAFDQAGARVFDNPLVTEVSDSYLEYAFSVIHSRALPDARDGLKPVHRRILWSMHEQGHRPDRGHVKSARIVGDVMGKYHPHGDTAIYDAMVRLAQDFSLNVPLIDGHGNFGSPDDGPAAARYTEARMSREAMLLTGELGEDTVDVEPNYDGSLTQPTVLPAAFPNLLVNGASGIAVGMATNMIPHNLGEVVQAARWLINHPDATLDKLMEFVPGPDLPTGGLLLGLDEVRRAYETGRGVVRMRGRVEIGPLEGSRGRQAITVTELPYGVGAEKVIAAITNEVNKTKRLTGIADVKDLTDRENGTRLVVECKVGVNPQALLADLYRLTPLEQSFGVNNLVLVDGQPRTLGLKELLDVFLAHRYEVVTRRSSYRKRKREERLHLVDGLLIALLDIDRVVKLIRASEDAQAAKDGLMQRFKLSEIQATYILDTPLRRLTKYDRLELEAEQEKLRGEIAELSKILDDEKVLRKVVSDELAAVVKQFGAPRRTTLVDGDLKEVLAASVPAGPLEVADDPCQVILSATGLVARTAAESEEAAEARRRSGRVKHDAVRAIVHSTARGRVLLVTSAGRAFKIDVLPLPVLPEQSGTVSLRGGMSAAELVPLEPGETVVGLAPLGPSAQGSPGLALGTRAGVVKVCAPDWPVRSDEFEVISLRDGDEVIGATWLTDGAETLAFVSSEASLLRFAASVVRPQGLKGGGMAGINLPAGARAVFFGAIRTDDSKHGEPMVVTSTGATVKVTPFKAYPAKGRATGGVRAQRFLKGELELSVAWIGPRPVGATATGDPVDLPPADPRRDGSGFAVMLGPTVVGHHIDRD